A genomic region of Penaeus vannamei isolate JL-2024 chromosome 42, ASM4276789v1, whole genome shotgun sequence contains the following coding sequences:
- the LOC113820713 gene encoding proton-coupled folate transporter, which produces MASEQKARPGRCARIRGALRNVTVEPLMLLDGVAFSSVHVYMENLQMERVCRVSAGLAADVCGALREHPEASVEVQRRFSVFALYNGVIAAALPLFFILFMGAWSDRYGRKVPLAAVQLGHCLHAAGYLLVALVPSWPPEVLLLVTLLDSLGGGAVSFLTAANAYVGDVSSEEARTSRVGLANSLWFLGGPVGTLMGTYIYSHGGYLYLFGTSLALSALAVTYVIAFLPESHGPFARRPAAQQKELEAAESAEGAAEARVTAAQMARDFFSPRRIVDSFRSTLRRREGNARALILVLIFTSLLRRVTRSPYVFAFTRHVLGWEAVDYSLWVTYKNLIATVGSLVAVPLLSGRLGVSDSVLAMVGATSGIVEYSTYGCVSEEQPLLIWIAPAAALLLNSCTIAQRSMLTKFVPSDEVGKVSAVLGALDGLMPMVNSALYTAVYHATVSVFPAAHFFLGASASALMMAFFCIIITSAKSREYDMESAKSADQSGPVINKKFVRRTDSRWLATDGGALPDLPLETVPRRPSLRESHLVCIVEKQQQQVNYRPGEGGETRESEVPLSLSKKVAHAIKSLAKKVFKS; this is translated from the exons ATGGCTTCAGAACAGAAGGCGAGGCCGGGGCGCTGCGCTCGGATCCGCGGCGCCCTCCGCAACGTGACGGTGGAGCCGCTGATGCTGCTGGACGGCGTGGCCTTCTCCAGCGTGCACGTGTACATGGAGAACCTGCAGATGGAGCGCGTGTGCCGCGTGTCCGCCGGCCTCGCCGCCGACGTGTGCGGCGCCCTCAGGGAGCACCCGGAGGCCAGCGTGGAGGTGCAGCGGCGGTTCAGCGTGTTCGCCTTGTACAACGGCGTGATCGCGGCGGCGCTGCCCCTGTTCTTCATCCTGTTCATGGGCGCCTGGAGCGACAGGTACGGGCGCAAGGTGCCGCTGGCGGCGGTGCAGCTGGGCCACTGCCTGCACGCGGCCGGCTACCTGCTGGTGGCGCTGGTGCCGTCGTGGCCGCCCGAGGTGCTCCTGCTGGTGACGCTGCTGGACAGCCTCGGGGGCGGCGCCGTGTCCTTCCTGACGGCCGCCAACGCCTACGTGGGCGACGTGTCGAGCGAGGAGGCGCGCACGTCGAGGGTGGGCCTGGCCAACAGCCTGTGGTTCCTGGGCGGCCCCGTCGGCACGCTGATGGGCACCTACATCTACTCGCACGGCGGCTACCTGTACCTGTTCGGGACGTCGCTGGCGCTGTCGGCGCTGGCGGTGACCTACGTGATCGCCTTCCTGCCGGAGAGCCACGGGCCCTTCGCCAGGCGGCCCGCGGCGCAGCAGAAGGAGCTGGAGGCGGCGGAGAGCGCCGAGGGCGCCGCCGAGGCGCGGGTGACCGCCGCCCAGATGGCCAGGGACTTCTTCAGCCCCCGCCGGATCGTCGACAGCTTCAGGTCGACCCTGAGGCGCCGCGAGGGCAACGCCAGGGCCCTCATCCTGGTCCTCATCTTCACCAGCCTCCTCAGAAGGGTCACGCGCT CACCGTACGTGTTCGCTTTCACACGCCACGTGTTGGGCTGGGAGGCCGTCGACTACAGCCTCTGGGTCACCTACAAGAACTTGATTGCCACCGTCG GTTCCTTAGTCGCCGTGCCCCTGCTCAGCGGACGCCTTGGAGTGTCAGACAGCGTCCTAGCGATGGTGGGGGCGACGTCGGGCATCGTCGAATACAGCACGTACGGCTGCGTCTCCGAAGAACAGCCTCTCCTCATCTGGATCG CACCCGCCGCAGCGCTCCTCCTGAACTCTTGTACCATCGCCCAGCGTTCCATGCTGACCAAATTCGTCCCGAGCGATGAAGTCG GCAAAGTGTCCGCCGTCCTGGGCGCCCTGGACGGCCTGATGCCCATGGTGAACTCCGCCCTCTACACCGCCGTCTACCACGCCACCGTCAGCGTGTTCCCGGCGGCGCACTTCTTCCTCGGGGCCTCCGCCAGCGCCCTCATGATGGCCTTCTTCTG catcatcatcacgaGCGCCAAGTCTCGAGAGTACGACATGGAGAGCGCCAAGTCCGCCGACCAGTCCGGACCCGTCATCAACAAGAAATTCGTCAGGAGGACCGACTCCCGCTGGCTCGCTACCGACGGCGGGGCTCTGCCTGACCTGCCCCTCGAGACTGTTCCTCGGAGACCAAGCCTGAGGGAGAGTCACCTGGTTTGCATCgtggagaagcagcagcagcaggtgaACTATCGGCCAGGCGAAGGCGGGGAAACGCGGGAGAGCGAAGTCCCACTCAGTCTGTCCAAGAAGGTCGCGCATGCGATCAAATCGCTTGCCAAGAAGGTTTTCAAGTCCTGA